In Homo sapiens chromosome 8, GRCh38.p14 Primary Assembly, the genomic window ACTGCTTCTGAAGTTTCCAACCACAGAGAGCCAAGCCACAGACAACAGAAGCCTCATTCACACTCCCCCCAGGCAGGCTCCATCCCGCCCAGGGGCAAGTTGCCTGAGCTCTAGAAAGCCCCAACAGTCAGGATGATAAAAATCTAATTCCCATACAGAGAATTAGAGGAGGTTGATGTTCGGAAATCCTCAGCCCTTCTCAGTGCACGGTGGGAGGAACACTCAGGGAATGGCAGCTACTACTGATAAAGAGTACGTGTAATAAAACGTCACAGAAGCGGGAGAGCTTGGCCCTAATGCTGGCATCGCAGCTGAATGCAGCCCCCATGACTGAGGAAAAGTAACTGCTGAGCCAGAGGAGAGGCAGAGGAGACGTGACCAGCAGAAAACACCCACACCTGCTTCTCAAATGTGATCTCTGTGCTCATCCTACAGAGGTGAGAGACACAGTGACTCATTAAACTCCTAAGCTAGTTTTACGGAAAAAACCCTTAATTTCAAAAACTCGTATAGGCCAAGTCTGCATTAAACAAATACAACGTGTGAAAATGAAGCTTCAttgtttgtaaaattttatttcataaaatagctTGACACAGAAAACCTTTAAGCACATATCCTACAGAACTCAAAGGAGTCCTTTCTTAGAGAAAACAGGTTCCTACACACAGTTTAGTTCTATCAGTGGCTTAACATAAATGTCTGTGTACACAAAACCTGTCTGATGATTTTAATATAAGAAACCAATTGTTTTAATAATGGGGGGTTCTGGTAAATTCCCCACAACTGCCAAAACTCTTTTGGTGAATTTCAGAAAAGCCTCAAGTGTGAGAAAcagagcaaaaattaaaaaaattaaaaagttaaaatcgCTTACTTTCATCTCTCATAAAAATCTCCTATCAGTTTAACATAATAAAATCAGCTTTTTTTTGCGGTTTGAGATAAATCTGATTATGGAAATCTAAGTTTGTTAAGTACTTGCTGTAAGAGGCCTGACAACCCACCAGAAACAGATGCCCGCCTGGGGCCAACGCCGCCCTCTCCGCACACACAGGTGCCTTCTCAGGAGCACTGCCACCTTCCTGCTGGggcccctcctctctcttccGTCGCCCGCGGGCCCTGCTTCCTCCTCCAGTGTCGTTTCTCATGGTCCCTGGTCACGCTCCTGGTGGGCATCTGTACTCACTGTCCCTGATCTCTCTCCTCCCTGCACTCCGGGCCTTATGGCCCTCTTGAGCCTCAGCTGGAACCTGAGGTCTGACTGGCACCTGCATAGCTGCCCAGCACTGCGCTCTGGGCAGGGCCTCTCACCTCAAACCCTATCTTTCTGggagcccctcctcctcctcgcgGTGACCTGGTCCTCCCAGTGCCTCACCGGCCACTCGGCAGCTCCCACTGGTTCTACCTCCATGGTCCACCTGGACGTTGGCTACAGCTGCCTAACCTGTGGCTGCACCTTGGTCCACGCTGCAGGCCCCTCTCAGCAGGTCCTCAGCAACCCCAACCTGGTCCATGCTGCAAGTACCTCTTGGCAAATCCTCAGCCACCCCCACCTGGTCCACGCTGCAGGTATCTCTCAGCAGGTCCTCAGCAGCCCCAGACTGGTCTCCATTCTCTATCTCCTCCATCCAGCCTCAAGATAACAGCCCAGAAGCCTCATAGCTTCCAGGAACCTCCTGTCTCTGTCTGCGTAGAAGCCCACAAGGCTCACATGCCCGGGGTCCCATGTGCCTGGTCCTGTCACCTTTCCCCCTTCTGAGACTCACTCAATGCCTCTCGCCCTGTCACGTGCATCCCCTGGTCCAGCCACCGGGCTCCTCCCATGTGCCTGGCCCTGTCACCTCTTCACCTTCTCCACCTTCTGCAACTCACATCCATCCCCTGGTCCAGCCACCGGGCTCCTCGCAGTTCCCAAACACATGGGTTCACCCATCTCAGCGCATGCGCACTTGGCTGCAACAACACCCTCCTCTTCCCGCTCCTCCACAGCCTCATCTCCAGGATCTATCTGCAGCTCTATGACGCATCTCACCGagtatctggcttcttttccaGCTCCTCAGCTAGGGAGCAAGCGCCCCAGGGTGGGGTCCCCACCAGCCTTCCCCAGTGGTAGGCTGCACAGCCCACAGCACCATGCAGGGCAACACAAAGCCAACAGCTCCTTGACGGATGAGGGCGTTCTGCATGAAGGCAGCTCCTCCAGCACCCATATGCTCTGCACGCTGTGACTCCAGCCTTGTGGTCCCTGCAGCCCCCGGCTCCCTGCACCAGTGCCACGGCATCATCATACCGTGGTTATGTAACTGTTTGCTACCTGGCTTCTCTAACATGCTGGTCTTGACCCCTCAGCAATGTGGTTTCTACGGACAGAAACCACTCCCGACACTTACTCTGAAACTCCCTCCACAAAATCTGCAGAGCCTCCTTCACTCCTTCTCTGGGACGGGTGCCACGGACCCACCTTCACTCCTCCTCTGGGATAGGTGCCACTGACGGGTGCCACGGACCCTCCTCCACTCCTCCTCTGGGACGCCAGCCCTGGGCCAGGTGGGCTGCTCTGCACTCAGTGGTGTGCAGGTGAATGGCTCAACAGCCTGAATTTCTGATTTTCAGCATTTGCAGGTTTCTGTGGCCTGAATACCCTCACCACAGCTTGTGTCACCGCACACGGCATTGGGAAGACATGAGCACAGCTGCTCCAGCACACAACAGTTTGCATGAAAAGGATGCCCGGTGAAGGTGGCAGAAAATAAAAGTCGTCATCACCACGTCAGGGGTTCAATAAGGTACCAGAGAGTTGGAGGTAAGCAAAAATTTACCATCTACCACAGCagtagaggagaaggaaaagaggaagaaatgaattCATTTCTATTTAAACTTAGGAAAATTTGGCTCCAAGAGTTGACAGCTCCCAAGTCCGGAAACTTAGACTGCACATGCATTTCTGCATatattatgtgaaatatttttatatcaagcAGAGATGCAGGAAGCCTGTTTCTCTCTGGGACTCTATTCTCCCATGCCATATGTGCAGTGTCATATTTTCCAACTCATTGCTGTTTTGGTGGCGTGTAAGTCTTTCAGAGGCAAACCTCGATGAGAGTATCTTAAGCAGGACCTTGAATAAATCGTACGGTACTTACCAGGAGGCATCGTGCAATGTTCTGGGAACATTTCCAGAGCATGCTTCAATCTCTCAGTATCTTGCAGGAGCAGCAGCGTTTTCATGTGGTACAGGATGGACACGTCTGAGGGCAGCATGCTGTGTGACGCAAGGCGGTCCAGCAGCTCCTCAGCGGCATCTGCGAGGGCAGCTGAAGCTGCATCTCTGGAGACACCTACATAAAGTCAGTTTTGCTTGgaaatacagttttgtttttatttctataaactaaAGATAAGCTTTCCTCTCTTAAGGAAGGTCTCAAACCTACGCTTCCACACAGAATGACATATCTGGGAGATGAGAAGCTACCAGAAGAGAGAATCAGAACAGAGCTCAGCACAAAATACCACTGCATGAACGACTGTGGAAACCTGGCCCGTCTACACCTCTGTCTGGTGAGACGCCTCCCCTGGCCCATCTACACCTCTGTCTGGTGAGACGCCTCCCCTGGCCCGTCTACACCTCTGTCTGGTGAGACGCCTCCCCTGGCCCGTCTACACGTCTGTCTGGTGAGACGCCTCCCCTGGCCCGTCTACACGTCTGTCTGGTGAGACGCCTCCCCTGGCCCGTCTACACGTCTGTCTGGTGAGACGCCTCCCCTGGCCCGTCTACACGTCTGTCTGGTGGGACGCCTCCCCTGGCCCGTCTACACGTCTGTCTGGTGAGACGCCTCCCCTGGCCCGTCTACACGTCTGTCTGGTGAGACGCCTCCCCTGGCCCGTCTACACGTCTGTCTGGTGAGACGCCTCCCCTGGCCCGTCTACACGTCTGTCTGGTGGGACGCCTCCCCTGGCCCGTCTACACGTCTGTCTGGTGGGACGCCTCCCCTGGCCCGTCTACACGTCTGTCTGGTGGGACGCCTCCCCTGGCCCGTCTACACGTCTGTCTGGTGGGACGCCTCCCCTGGCCCGTCTACACGTCTGTCTGGTGGGACGCCTCCCCTGGCCCGTCTACACGTCTGTCTGGTGGGACGCCTCCCCTGGCCCGTCTACACCTCTGTCTGGTGAGACGCCTTCCCTGTCCAACACACGACTCAGGGCTACGAACAGCAGCAGGTTAAACCAGACAATGAAAGCAAGCTCTCTATGTCCACATCACATCgcttaaaaaaagaatcagactGTGGCTGTTTAGAAGAAATCAAGGAGAACTGAAAACAAGCCCCCGACTTCCCCTGGATCTGGCTGCTGGTCTTGTTTCTCTGGCTGCTGTTCAGCAGTATGACTGCAATTCACTTGCCTCTGGTGGTTTCGGCGTTAACCCTGCTTGGACTTGGCAGGACTTCTTCAACCTGTGACTCTGTGTCCTGTAACAATGGTGTAAAACTCCCAAATGTCACATCTCCGTCCTGCCCCCGCTCcgtcctctctcctctccacctGGGCCTGTTTCAGGGACACAACTTCCCACTCCATGTCTGCCGGGCTCTTTCCTGTGTTTTCCACCCGTTTTCTCTCCACTCTGCATTCTGGGGACTTTCTTTCACCTGTCTTCCTGGTCACTAATTCTCTTTTATACCAACTCTCATTTGCTGTTTCCCTGTCTTTTGAGGCCTGAATTTTAGTTACTATATTTCTCAGgcctaaaatttccatttgattattttagTAGATTCAAATTACCTGGCGAAATGctccaatttttcctttttccccttaTTTTAGGCTCCTTATCTGATAACATCGGCCTCTCCCACTGTGGCTCTACTGCTCTTTTTTTCTCGTGGTTTTCGGTGCTGTGGTCCTGTCTCGTGGCATGCCCGGTAAACTGTTGCTGAACGCATAGGAAAGACTGCAGAGGTCTAGGATGGCGACATTTTCCTCTAGAGGGCTCACCCTTTGCTCCGCCAGGCAGACCGAGTAGAGGGGGATCCCCTGGACCGTGCAGGGACTGAGCTGACTCCAGGGTGGCCACACATTTGGGACAGTGTCATCTGCTTCTGGGCTGCCCTGCTCTGCTGGGCTCGAGGGTCAGGCCGATCCTCATCTCATCAGCACCTCAAGATGGCCAAGAGGCTCCTATGTTATTCGGAGGCTCTCTGTGTGGCTTCTCATCTTCCACCCACAGCTTCAGAATTGGGCAAAGGTTCTAAGGGAAGCCATGCAGTGTTGAGTTCTGTTCTCTGACCTCTGAGTCCACCGGCCCCAGCTCCAACCTCTGAACCCCCTGGCCCCAGGTCCAACATCTGAGCTTACTGGTCCCCAGGCTCTGACCTCTGAACCCACTGGCCCCTGCTTCGACCTCTGAGCCCACCGGTCCCCAGGATCCAACCTCTGAACCCGCCGGCCCCTGCTCCAACCTCTGAGCCCACCGGTCCCCCAGGCTCCAACCTCTGCACCTGCCAGCCCCAGCTCCAACACCTGAGCCCACTGGTCCCCAGGCTCCGACCTCTGAACCTGCCGGCCCCTGCTCCAACACCTGAGCCCACCGGTCCCCAGGCTCCGACCTCTGAACCTGCCAGCCCCGGCTCTAATGTCTGTGCTCACTGGTCCCCAGGCTCCGACCTCTGAACGTGCCAGCCCCGGTTCTAATGTCTGTGCTCACTGGGCTCCAGGCTCCGACCTCTGAACCTGCCGGCCCTGGCTGTAATGTCTGTGCCCACTGGTCCCCAGGCTCTGACCTCTGAACCCGCTGGCCCCTGCTCCGACCACTGAGCGCGCTGGTCCCCAGGCTCCGACCTCTGAACCTGCCGGCCCCGGCTCTAATGTCTGCGCTCACTGGGCTCCAGGCTGAGACCTCTGAACCTGCCGGCCCCGGCTCTAATGTCTGTGCTCACTGGGCTCCAGGCTGAGACCTCTGAACCTGCCGGCCCCGGCTCTAATGTCTGTGCTCACTGGTCCCCAGGCTCCGACCTCTGAACGTGCCAGCCCCGGTTCTAATGTCTGTGCTCACTGGGCTCCAGGCTCCGACCTCTGAACCTGCCGGCCCTGGCTGTAATGTCTGTGCCCACTGGTCCCCAGGCTCTGACCTCTGAACCCGCTGGCCCCTGCTCCGACCACTGAGCGCACTGGTCCCCAGGCTCCGACCTCTGAACCTGCCGGCCCCGGCCCTAATGTCTGTGCTCACTGGGCTCCAGGCTGCGACCTCTGAACCTGCCGCCCCGGCTCTAATGTCTGCGCTCACTGGGCTCCAGGCTGAGACCTCTGAACCTGCCGGCCCCGGCTCTAATGTCTGCGCTCACTGGGCTCCAGGCTGAGACCTCTGAACCTGCCGGCCCCGGCTCTAATGTCTGTGCTCACTGGGCTCCAGGCTGCGACCTCTGAACCTGCCAGCCCCGGCTCTGTCTGTGCTCACTGGGCTCCAGGCTCTGCTTTTGGTTTCTCAACCTGTGAGGCTGGTTTTTCTGCCTCTCTGGGCTCCACCAGGTCCTTTCCCCAGACCCTCACCCAACGCCCACACACAGGACTTGCAGATTCCTGAAGACAAGTGGCTGCAGATGTTTCCATGATAATCTCCCCGTGAGGGTTCCAGGAGTTCCATCTTTCTATGAGCTGTTTTCCTGAGTAGCTTCCTGATCCCTTCAACAGGTGTTTCCCATCCTGGCTTTCTGGTTACTCCTGGCATGACTGTTGGTCTGCCCCAAGCTGCTCGATCACACACAGAATAGAAAGTTTACTGAGATCTTTCTGAATTCTGCGTCTACTTTGCAGTGTCTTAGCCATGTCTTCCTGATGTGCCATCtggatatatgttttcaatttGTTAATACAATCTGCTGAGAAACACGCTAAAGAGGAAGAGGCTAGAGTGCTCTTCGTGTTGAAATCAATCTATTAAAAATGGTACTTCTGCATCTTTGTTAAAATCAGTTACTTACTTCCCAAATTATTACATAGCTGATATTTCTCAATCTTGCTCATAAGAACACCATCAAATGCCTTGCTTAAATCTGGATCTGCTAAACCCACCACATTAACCTGAACCTGCTGGTAACGTCATTGAAAAGACAcctatacccacaaaaattaaacagtattaaaaaaaattaaagagaagaaagCCAGGAAGCCAGCGCACGGTGAGTATCTCTGTTCTGGGGCAGCCACGTGTCCCTAGGTCAGCTGTCAACAAAGCGTAGTGCAGATGTAAGCAAGTGCCATCTGTGACATTAAACCtatgtttattttccttatctTATGTCAGTACAAACAACTGCACAATAATGCATGCTGAGAAATCGTGCATCCGTTCTAtgtggaagagaaaatgaaacctgTCCTAAAGGCGCAAGCTGTGTTTCCTTCACCTCTCAGTCTGCTTATGAAGGTGAGCTCAGCTCATCAAAACCTCCAATCTGGATTTATCTCTTGTTTAGAAAAATAGCCTGGATGCCAACACACTCCAAAACCTGACCTTAGAGGCATGGAGGACACGGGGCCAGCCTGTCCTTGGCACAGCTGGCCAGGGCCACCACACTGCTTCTCTGGATACGCCAGGGGCGCATGCCCATCCACATCATCGGTGGAAAGCACATAAATACTCTGATCTTTGCCTTATAACTAATTATTTACATTgaatattttttacttatattaGTTGCCTTACAACTAATTATTTtacattgaatatttttaaagtatgttttaacatttaagcattatatttgtttcttttaataaacttttaagtGGATGTCACTATGcaagagaaaaacagtaaaaaacatACCgtcataaaaatacatttcctgtGTTGACTTCAAAAAATTTAGAATACTGTGTGCCTTTTCATTGGTAATTGTATCATCTTCCTCGCTGGCGTCTGCACCGTCCTCCTCCCCGGAGTCTGCAccctcttcctccccagcccaTGTCGGGTCTTCCTCGCTGGCGTCCGCACCGTCCTCCTCCCTGGTGTCTTTACCGTCTTCCTCCCCGGCCCGTGTCAGGTCTTCCTCAATGGTGTCCACACCGTCCTCCTCCCTGGCGTCTTTAACGTCTTCCTCCCCGGCCGGTGTCGGATCTTCCTCACTGGCGTCCGCACCCTCTTCCTGCCTGGCCCGTGTCAGGTCTTCCTCGCTAGCGTCCGCACCATCTTCCTCCCTGGTATCTTTAACGTCTTCCTCCCCGGCCAGTGTCGGGTCTTCCTCGCTGGTGTCCACACCATCCTCCTCACAAGCCTCTCCCACGCCTTCCCCTTCATTGCTGCTGTCCTCGGGCTGGTACATGAAACTGACACCAGCAGCCTTTGCTGCCAAGCCGgctgctttcttccttttaatttgctgtttctttttcagtttcctttttttatttttgcttattgtgGTGCCATCTGTGTGCTGTCGCTGAGATTTCTCCTGTAACAGACTCTGCTGTTTCTCTAATTCTGCTTGTTCTATAAGAACATTattgggatttttaaattttttctttgatttatgcTTCCTAATTCTTCTTCTCTTTGGCTGGTCATGAGGATCCTGAtctgttaaaaaaattcaaatataacaaTTTTCAGTACAATGAAACCATAACAAACATATTAGGCTAAATAAATTTTCCATCAGGAtcttgtagttttagtagaaaaagAGTTTACACTATTTACTTCGGTGATTCTCAACTTTACCATCAAAGATCCTAGGACTAACGTAATATAAATTAGCAGTACATACACTCACAGATGCGACAATCATAATATATGGTGTGTTTTGAAGGATGTACaagttgttgctttttttttttttttttttttcctgacacagACTCTTACTttgctgcacaggctggagtgcagtggaacaatctcggctcactgcaacctctgcctcccaggttcaagtgattccggTACCActgcctctccagtagctgggagtacaggcaagcaccaccatgcccagctaattttttttattttcagtagagacggggtttcgccatgttggccagggttgtctcaaactcctggtctcaagtgatccacctgcctcgggctcccaaagtgctgggatttcaggaatgagccattgcgcctggccagttgttgcatttttatagtaaaatttcatttctatggGCCTTTCCCTCTATGGGGGGGAAACCcgtatttcttttgttcttttaaaaaatttattttacaatttagtCCTTTCTAAAGTTACTTGTGtgtgagaataaaaaataagtaatgatGATTTGCCCATCTGAGTCAGCATCAGGTTGCGTTTTGACACGAAGCTAAGCTGGACTCCAGGTTGGCAGAAGGTGGTTTATAAATAGCATAGGTTGGTGATGTGCTGGTAAATGGCTAATAACCAGCTCTCGGAAAAGTCCTGAGTCCTCCAATCTGCTCATTTCCCTGGTGTAAATATTTCCCCCGTGGCCGATTTCAAACTACCACTGTGGTGTTGCGGAACAGAAGAGGTAGCACAGCCAATTCTCACAGGCTGAGAGGGGCAGCATGGCTTGAAACGGGCGGCTGGGGAGAGGGTGGGCAGGAAGCACCATGGATAAACCATGGCAGTCTCAACACCTCAGTGAGGACAGAGACGTGGCGGCCCCTCGGCGAGGACAGAGACGCGGCGGCCCCTCGTGAGGACAGAGACGCGGCGGCCCCTCGTGAGGACAGAGACGCGGCGCCCCCTCGTGAGGACAGAGACGCGGCGGCCCCTCGGCGAGGACAGAGACGCGGCGGCCCCTCGTGAGGACAGAGACGCGGCGGCCCCTCGGCGAGGACAGAGACGCGGCGGCCCCTCGTGAGGACAGAGACGCGGCGCCCCCTCGGCGAGGACAGAGACGCGGCGGCCCCTCGTGAGGACAGAGACGCGGCGCCCCCTCGGCGAGGACAGAGACGCGGCGGCCCCTCGGCGAGGACAGAGACGCGGCGGCCCCTCGTGAGGACAGAGACGCGGCGGCCCCTCGGCGAGGACAGAGACGCGGCGGCCCCTCGTGAGGACAGAGACGCGGCGGCCCCTCGGCGAGGACAGAGACGCGGCGGCCCCTCGTGAGGACAGAGACGCGGCGGCCCCTCGGCGAGGACAGAGACGCGGCGGCCCCTCGTGAGGACAGAGACGCGGCGCCCCCTCGGCGAGGACAGAGACGCGGCGGCCCCTCGTGAGGACAGAGACGCGGCGGCCCCTCGTGAGGACAGAGGCGCGGCGGCCCCTCGTGAGGACAGAGACGCGGCGGCCCCTCGTGAGGACAGAGACGCGGCGGCCCCTCGGCGAGGACAGAGACGCGGCGCCCCCTCGGCGAGGACAGAGACGCGGCGGCCCCTCGTGAGGACAGAGGCGCGGCGGCCCCTCGTGAGGACAGAGACGCGGCGCCCCCTCGGCGAGGACAGAGACGCGGCGGCCCCTCGTGAGGACAGAGGCGCGGCGGCCCCTCGTGAGGACAGAGGCGCGGCGGCCCCTCGTGAGGACAGAGACGCGGCGCCCCCCCGGCGAGGACAGAGACGCGGCGGCCCCTCGTGAGGACAGAGACGCGGCGGCCCCTCGTGAGGACAGAGACGCGGCGGCCCCTCGTGAGGACAGAGACGCGGCGGCCCCTCGTGAGGACAGAGACGCGGCGCCCCCTCGGCGAGGACAGAGACGCGGCGCCCCCTCGGCGAGGACAGAGACGCGGCGGCCCCTCGGCGAGGACAGAGACGCGGCGGCCCCTCGGCGAGGACAGAGGCGCGGCGGCCCCTCGTGAGGACAGAGACGCGGCGGCCCCTCGTGAGGACAGAGACGCGGCGCCCCCTCGGCGAGGACAGAGACGCGGCGGCCCCTCGGCGAGGACAGAGACGCGGCGGCCCCTCGTGAGGACAGAGACGCGGCGGCCCCTCGTGAGGACAGAGACGCGGCGCCCCCTCGGCGAGGACAGAGACGCGGCGGCCCCTCGGCGAGGACAGAGACGCGGCGGCCCCTCGGCGAGGACAGAGACGCGGCGGCCCCTCGTGAGGACAGAGGCGCGGCGGCCCCTCGTGAGGACAGAGGCACACTACCCGTGCTGCTGCTCCCTGACAGAAGGGTATCAGATAAGTAACTGGCGCCATGCGGGGGGAACAGAGGGTGTGTGCAGGCCAAGAACAGACGGCACATGGCGCACACGCCCCGCCCCACACCCAAGCCCCGCCCAGACACTGATGGGTAAAGTCTATACCACGGGCGTCTGTGCCACGGCCGGCACACGGCTCCCGGGTGTTGCCCGAGCAGACCTAGAACTATAAAGCTTGCCGCTGCACCACGCCAAGGGCGGGGGTTCAGACAGTTCTCATTTTAGGAAGCGCCTGTTGGAGTTTTCTGAGCTGTGCACCCCATCACAGATTGTGAAGAATCAAGATGAAACAACGTGAGTGAAGTTTGTGAGACACTGTAAGGGCAGATTCCCTATCATTTCCACTCAAGCGCTTTCCCTTCACCTCTGAAATGAGATAGAATACATGAGTTCCTCTTCCACAATGAAGCTCTTCAAAGCGGTTTCCTATTCTCCTCTGTCTCAACAGCCTCAAGCACACCGCCCTCAAAGCCCAGGGCCTGCCCGCATGCTGGACAGGAACCCTGCAGAGGGTGAGCTCCGGGCTCTTCGCCAGCTGCGGACACCGCAAGCTGTGACGCAGTCCCACCCCATGACTCGATAAAGCAGTCGCATCGGTTTCTCTCACCCTGAAAATACAGGAAGTATTTTACCAAGCACCAGCCTCCCCTCTTCATTGGATGTAGACACCCCCCAGCTCTGTTCACGGTCAAACTGAACGCCGCTGTGGAACTGTGAGATGACATTGCTGCCGCTTTGTGGAAGAGAGTTCCCACCGTGTCTTGTTGTGATTGGTATCCGTTCTGCACAGCCTCCACCACCACAGCGTGGCACAGGCTGAAGCAGCTCCGCACACAGTCCCAAGATGAAGCCGCCAAGCCTGAGTCTCCTCGACACCTTCATCTCGCTCCTCACTCACCAGTGGGTGTTTGAATAATTTCATCTGCGAGTGTGTGTTGTTGCTTTTGGGGTCCACTGCGCAGGTCTGACCAACCAGCCTGGTCCAGACGTCTTTGAACAGCAGCCTCTGGGTCTGCCCTGAACACACTGATGTTTAAAACCAACCACGTCTAGGCAATCCATTTTAATTTCCCAGGTTCtgttaaaaaaagatgaaattaagcCTCTCCTCTTAGGTGTCTATTAAAAAATGTGACTGCCTTCATGAATTTGGAGATAAGTAACACATCGAGTGTTTTCCCACCCACAGGAAGCCCCTCTAGGATGCGACAGGTCACGGGGGCGACCCTCATCACCCAGCAAGAACACTGCGGAATGCTGCTCATCACCCCCCAGGCTCCTCCCGGCACGTCCTTCTCTGCCAGCTCTGTCAGTGCCGCTCATCGCCAGTGTCGTACCCCGGGGTCAGCTTCCCCTCCTAAGACTACAAGACAAACAAATGGTTGCCCTGTTGAGATCGACTGCGCTATTGATCTATTTTTATAAGACtataaaacagtaatttaaaaaggTGAAGGAGGCAAAAAGGCCATAAAATGTTAAGTTTGtcatatttttttcacataaatgtGTATGCGTGtacttttgaaaaggaaaagttaatatacattaaaaaaaaaagagactggacATCCTTTTCTCAGGATGCTCCCTGCAGTTACTCCTT contains:
- the ERICH1 gene encoding glutamate-rich protein 1 isoform X1 — translated: MAAHRKHVFVEKVLQRLFPPVPSGQGKREPQTLAVQNPPKKVTSEKVSQKHAEPLTDTGSETPTARRLYTASGPPEGYVPCWPEPSSCGSPENASSGDDTEDQDPHDQPKRRRIRKHKSKKKFKNPNNVLIEQAELEKQQSLLQEKSQRQHTDGTTISKNKKRKLKKKQQIKRKKAAGLAAKAAGVSFMYQPEDSSNEGEGVGEACEEDGVDTSEEDPTLAGEEDVKDTREEDGADASEEDLTRARQEEGADASEEDPTPAGEEDVKDAREEDGVDTIEEDLTRAGEEDGKDTREEDGADASEEDPTWAGEEEGADSGEEDGADASEEDDTITNEKAHSILNFLKSTQEMYFYDAWGRPTVMPGVTRKPGWETPVEGIRKLLRKTAHRKMELLEPSRGDYHGNICSHLSSGICKSCVSRDAASAALADAAEELLDRLASHSMLPSDVSILYHMKTLLLLQDTERLKHALEMFPEHCTMPPAFIGSCRNQIGRSSVPAAPNVEKYSRSIPKEPTPMTWTQESYNLRGLFPSVHCRAHATHHLACPDPRRATPCDNSSICSGHEQSQTAGAGPWTTPREKQPQQACGALIVGEPALQGYRNPPQEWRAALAKPQARGEDGMLGSMRGDTWG
- the ERICH1 gene encoding glutamate-rich protein 1 isoform X6, coding for MAAHRKHVFVEKVLQRLFPPVPSGQGKREPQTLAVQNPPKKVTSEKVSQKHAEPLTDTGSETPTARRLYTASGPPEGYVPCWPEPSSCGSPENASSGDDTEDQDPHDQPKRRRIRKHKSKKKFKNPNNVLIEQAELEKQQSLLQEKSQRQHTDGTTISKNKKRKLKKKQQIKRKKAAGLAAKAAGVSFMYQPEDSSNEGEGVGEACEEDGVDTSEEDPTLAGEEDVKDTREEDGADASEEDLTRARQEEGADASEEDPTPAGEEDVKDAREEDGVDTIEEDLTRAGEEDGKDTREEDGADASEEDPTWAGEEEGADSGEEDGADASEEDDTITNEKAHSILNFLKSTQEMYFYDAWGRPTVMPGVTRKPGWETPVEGIRKLLRKTAHRKMELLEPSRGDYHGNICSHLSSGICKSCVSRDAASAALADAAEELLDRLASHSMLPSDVSILYHMKTLLLLQDTERLKHALEMFPEHCTMPPGWSMLGGSPGALQSEGVLRLGVWEPLLCTVWHNTS
- the ERICH1 gene encoding glutamate-rich protein 1 isoform X13 → MAAHRKHVFVEKVLQRLFPPVPSGQGKREPQTLAVQNPPKKVTSEKVSQKHAEPLTDTGSETPTARRLYTASGPPEGYVPCWPEPSSCGSPENASSGDDTEDQDPHDQPKRRRIRKHKSKKKFKNPNNVLIEQAELEKQQSLLQEKSQRQHTDGTTISKNKKRKLKKKQQIKRKKAAGLAAKAAGVSFMYQPEDSSNEGEGVGEACEEDGVDTSEEDPTLAGEEDVKDTREEDGADASEEDLTRARQEEGADASEEDPTPAGEEDVKDAREEDGVDTIEEDLTRAGEEDGKDTREEDGADASEEDPTWAGEEEGADSGEEDGADASEEDDTITNEKAHSILNFLKSTQEMYFYDGVSRDAASAALADAAEELLDRLASHSMLPSDVSILYHMKTLLLLQDTERLKHALEMFPEHCTMPPGVLSRLKAKKIRRGKREGLP
- the ERICH1 gene encoding glutamate-rich protein 1 isoform X7; its protein translation is MAAHRKHVFVEKVLQRLFPPVPSGQGKREPQTLAVQNPPKKVTSEKVSQKHAEPLTDTGSETPTARRLYTASGPPEGYVPCWPEPSSCGSPENASSGDDTEDQDPHDQPKRRRIRKHKSKKKFKNPNNVLIEQAELEKQQSLLQEKSQRQHTDGTTISKNKKRKLKKKQQIKRKKAAGLAAKAAGVSFMYQPEDSSNEGEGVGEACEEDGVDTSEEDPTLAGEEDVKDTREEDGADASEEDLTRARQEEGADASEEDPTPAGEEDVKDAREEDGVDTIEEDLTRAGEEDGKDTREEDGADASEEDPTWAGEEEGADSGEEDGADASEEDDTITNEKAHSILNFLKSTQEMYFYDAWGRPTVMPGVTRKPGWETPVEGIRKLLRKTAHRKMELLEPSRGDYHGNICSHLSSGICKSCVSRDAASAALADAAEELLDRLASHSMLPSDVSILYHMKTLLLLQDTERLKHALEMFPEHCTMPPDHARVISAFFSYWITHILPEKSSD
- the ERICH1 gene encoding glutamate-rich protein 1 isoform X11; the protein is MAAHRKHVFVEKVLQRLFPPVPSGQGKREPQTLAVQNPPKKVTSEKVSQKHAEPLTDTGSETPTARRLYTASGPPEGYVPCWPEPSSCGSPENASSGDDTEDQDPHDQPKRRRIRKHKSKKKFKNPNNVLIEQAELEKQQSLLQEKSQRQHTDGTTISKNKKRKLKKKQQIKRKKAAGLAAKAAGVSFMYQPEDSSNEGEGVGEACEEDGVDTSEEDPTLAGEEDVKDTREEDGADASEEDLTRARQEEGADASEEDPTPAGEEDVKDAREEDGVDTIEEDLTRAGEEDGKDTREEDGADASEEDPTWAGEEEGADSGEEDGADASEEDDTITNEKAHSILNFLKSTQEMYFYDAWGRPTVMPGVTRKPGWETPVEGIRKLLRKTAHRKMELLEPSRGDYHGNICSHLSSGICKSCVSRDAASAALADAAEELLDRLASHSMLPSDVSILYHMKTLLLLQDTERLKHALEMFPEHCTMPPEAVVSSWYY